TGTCCTTTAGCAAACCGTCGTGAGGCAAGGAAGCTCGGTCTTTTGCGTAAGCAAAAGTTCCGAAGCTTAAGCGCGAGCGATTGGAGCCGCTGGAGCGTAATGAGCGTGTTTGCGGGGACATCCCGACACAAGTGCTTCTCCTACGTGGAAAATCTAGGTTGAAGTCTTCAATGCCTTGGAGGACATTGATTCCGTGGATAACGGGAGGAAGCTGAGAGCAGGAAGGAACTGCAATATAGCAAACGAAGGGCAGGGTTCTTTTGTCTTTGGGCTTGTGAAGTTCAGGCATCCGGGTTATAATCTTACCAGTAAGAATATTGTTTCGGAGGTTTTTATGACAAATCCGGCAACCACAAAGATGTCTTCCAAGGGGCAGGTCGTCATTCCTGAGGATATACGGAAACGACTGAACTTAAAGGCCGGGGCGCAGTTCATTGTTGTAGGAGAAAAAGACGTGGTCATATTTAAATCCATCTCCAGGCCGTCCATGAAGGAGTTTGACGCATTGATTGCCACGGCCCGCAGGCAGGCAAAAGATGCGGGATTGAAACGATCAGACATCGAAGCTGCAATTGCAAAGACCCGGAACAAAAAGTGAAGATCGTCCTCGATACGAATGTCTTCATCTCGGGTATCTTTTTTACTGGACCGCCGCATCGTATCCTCGAAGCATGGCGAGATGGTAAGATCCAACTCGTGATCTCACCTGAGATACTTGCGGAATACAGCAGGGTAGGCAAGATTTTGGCTGAAGAATATCCCTTGATTGACGTGCATCCGATGATTGACCTGGTTACTGTTGAAGCAGAGTTATATAACGCACAAGGATTATTAGAACCGGTTTGCAGTGATCCCGATGATGACAAGTTCCTTGCATGTGCAATAGCCGGTGGAAGTAAAATAATTGTGAGCGGAGACAAGCATCTGCTCAAGGTTTCTGGTTTTCAAGGTATCGAGATCCTCAAACCGCAAGAGTTCACCAAGAGATACTTACAGACGACCTGACCAAGTAACTTGGGAGACGCCCTTCGTTATTCAATAACTTCCCTTCGCTGGAAAGCCTTAACCTTGAACGTTGAACATAGAACATTGAACAGCATCTGTTTCCCGTCATGCCCACCCTTTTATTCCATTTTCCTCCTATTCCATATATTTTGTATGAAAGATCTATATGAAATCTTCAGCGCCTTGGAGGACATTGATTCCACGGATAACAGCAAGGGGTTGGAACTGGATTCTACTGTCAGGGAAATCGATAAAAAATAGTGTTACCCTGCAATCCTCCTCCCTATGGATGCGA
The genomic region above belongs to Syntrophorhabdaceae bacterium and contains:
- a CDS encoding AbrB/MazE/SpoVT family DNA-binding domain-containing protein, producing the protein MDNGRKLRAGRNCNIANEGQGSFVFGLVKFRHPGYNLTSKNIVSEVFMTNPATTKMSSKGQVVIPEDIRKRLNLKAGAQFIVVGEKDVVIFKSISRPSMKEFDALIATARRQAKDAGLKRSDIEAAIAKTRNKK
- a CDS encoding putative toxin-antitoxin system toxin component, PIN family → MKIVLDTNVFISGIFFTGPPHRILEAWRDGKIQLVISPEILAEYSRVGKILAEEYPLIDVHPMIDLVTVEAELYNAQGLLEPVCSDPDDDKFLACAIAGGSKIIVSGDKHLLKVSGFQGIEILKPQEFTKRYLQTT